ACGATCAAATTCGATTGTTTGGTTCGTCTGTGATGGGAATTGCATTTAAAGGTACAACAATCGACGATTAACATTGAATTGAGTTTAAATCTCTTTGACCATTGTCTTTACATCCACAGACTCAGATTTGGATTTTTATGTCGAGCTACCAAATCGGGAACAgcataaatcaaatttgtctcggattaaaataattcgagaaattttagaatccACTAAAAAGTTTGCGAACCTCCAATCGATTACCAGACCGCGAGTTCCAATTGTAAAGGGCACCCACATCGCTACACTCACTAATTGCGATTTCAATTGCTCCAATCGATTCGGTAGCCTAAACAGTCCGATTGTTGCGCATCTTGTAACATTCGACGATCGTATTCACAAGCTGGCCGTTATCATCAAATATTGGATGAAAATCCACGACTGTTCCGGAGTGAAGCGCATATCGAATTATGCTGTTGTTTGGATGCtgatattttatttgcaaacatTACCGAAACCAATCGTACCACCGATCGACGAATTTCAGCGAAATGTACCCCCATCAATGGTTTCTCATTTCAACTTTGCATTCGACTATTCGATGCCGaataaaacggaaaatgaGAGTCCATGGTCCGAATTACTGCTTGGTTTCTTCAAATTCTATCGTGATTTCGATTATGGTTCACAATTGATTTGTCCGTTGTACGGGAAAACGTTGTCCAAAGCGGATGTCTATGAGAACAAGATCATTGAATTGGAACGCTATAGACAAATTCTGTTGGCCGATCGCAGTGAAAGCCCAATGGACTTGGGTAAACATAGACACTCCCTTTGCATACAAGATCCATTCGACCTTATGCACAAGATTCCCGGCGAcattttaaccgaaaattttgaacggatcgtttggaaaattggCTACGCAGCGGAAATTGTTGAATGCGAACTACAGAAAGGGGAAACGCGATCGATGTTTTTACGAATATTTGACGTTGACCAATTTGATCGATATGCTAACGTGAAGGAATTGGAGAGAAGATCTCAAGCTAAACAACGGAACTTAGAACAACAAGCGAAGGAAGCAATGATGCTAGCAGAACAAGCAGAGCAGAACGAATATTTATCGATTGTATCAGTTCTCTCCAAAAATGCACAAAACGGACACACGGTCACAATGCAATTAACGCCCACAAATTACATATTGAATATCAGCCAGTATGATGCATGGAAAATCGTAACGAACAATTGCGATGTACAAATCGACGGACAGTCGATCCGAAAAGTGTGGGCTAAAGAAGTAATCGAAATGATTGCTGATATACTGagatacattttctgtttggACGTATACGATGTGCAATCTTCTGatgaatttgtaaaaaaatttgatttggtcGGAGCGCGTGACGTGTTTGCGaaccgaaaacaaaaatcatttaacgACAATGCGTGGGAGATGGAAGCGCTCGattcatcgaatcgttttgACCGGTCGACGTATATTCCGTTAGAAGTGTCTGTTAAGATTACCGCTGGTGCTGTGAATTTCGATTGCGTTTCTATCGAATTCAATGATGAAATCAAAACGCggagcaaaaatttttatcgaCTATTTCGTCAAGAGTTCTTTGATCGGATCGATTATcttctgaaaatttattttcttcatcgAATTGAAATGGCCAAGTCTGACATTGCTAACGCGGATCAAGCAAAAGACCAGGGATGCATGTGACTCAATTTTGTCACTTTtagcaaacaaattttgaagagGTTGTAAGTGAGCAACTTTTTTTAGTTATTATCcaacttttctcactttttctCACTTATTTCGCCATCCACAATAAAAACTACATGAAAAAGCTGTTTTATGCTGTTTTTATGAAACAAttcttttatgcaattcagtga
This genomic window from Bradysia coprophila strain Holo2 unplaced genomic scaffold, BU_Bcop_v1 contig_373, whole genome shotgun sequence contains:
- the LOC119082042 gene encoding speckle targeted PIP5K1A-regulated poly(A) polymerase-like, giving the protein MPKSQDATSDKEKKKSEIKEKKTKIEDPADEALESMQKAVRSELMNCKVGEELETLVRTLLHNVQRHQVEKDVLAAFQHHYPGIFKNDQIRLFGSSVMGIAFKDSDLDFYVELPNREQHKSNLSRIKIIREILESTKKFANLQSITRPRVPIVKGTHIATLTNCDFNCSNRFGSLNSPIVAHLVTFDDRIHKLAVIIKYWMKIHDCSGVKRISNYAVVWMLIFYLQTLPKPIVPPIDEFQRNVPPSMVSHFNFAFDYSMPNKTENESPWSELLLGFFKFYRDFDYGSQLICPLYGKTLSKADVYENKIIELERYRQILLADRSESPMDLGKHRHSLCIQDPFDLMHKIPGDILTENFERIVWKIGYAAEIVECELQKGETRSMFLRIFDVDQFDRYANVKELERRSQAKQRNLEQQAKEAMMLAEQAEQNEYLSIVSVLSKNAQNGHTVTMQLTPTNYILNISQYDAWKIVTNNCDVQIDGQSIRKVWAKEVIEMIADILRYIFCLDVYDVQSSDEFVKKFDLVGARDVFANRKQKSFNDNAWEMEALDSSNRFDRSTYIPLEVSVKITAGAVNFDCVSIEFNDEIKTRSKNFYRLFRQEFFDRIDYLLKIYFLHRIEMAKSDIANADQAKDQGCM